ATCCTGGACTGGGTGCCGGCGCACTTCCCGAAGGACGAGTGGGCGCTCGCCCGCTTCGACGGCACCCCGCTCTACGAGCACCCGGACCCGCGCCGCGGCGAGCACCCCGACTGGGGCACGTACGTCTTCGACTTCGGTCGCCGGGAGGTCCGCAACTTCCTGGTCGCCAACGCGCTCTACTGGCTCGACGAGTTCCACGTCGACGGGCTGCGGGTGGACGCGGTCGCCTCGATGCTCTACCTGGACTACTCCCGGTCCGACGGACAGTGGGCGCCGAACGTGCACGGCGGCCGGGAGAACCTGGAGGCCATCGCCTTCATGCAGGAGACCAACGCGACGGTCTACAAGCACCACCCCGGGGTGGTGATGGTCGCCGAGGAGTCGACCGCCTGGCCGGGCGTGACCCGATCGACCGGCGACGGCGGGCTGGGCTTCGGGTTCAAGTGGAACATGGGCTGGATGCACGACACCCTGCTCTACACCTCGAAGGACCCGATCTACCGGCAGCACCACCACCATCAGCTCACCTTCTCCCTGGCGTACGCCTGGAGCGAGAACTACGTGCTGCCGATCAGCCACGACGAGGTGGTGCACGGCAAGGGTTCGCTGGCGAGCAAGATGCCCGGTGACACGTGGCAACGGCTGGCCAACGTGCGGGTGCTGCTGGCCTACATGTGGGCGCACCCAGGCAAGCAGCTGCTCTTCATGGGCTGCGAGCTGGCCGACGACCGGGAGTGGAGCGAGGAGCGCGGCCTCGACTGGTATCTCCTGCACGACCCGGCGCGGGCCGGCGTGCAGCGCCTGGTCGGTGACCTCAACCGGGTCTACCGCGACACCCCCGCCCTCTGGGCGCAGGACACCGCACCGGCCGGCTTCCGCTGGCTCGCCGGTGACGACGTCGCCAACAACACCGTCTCGTTCGTCCGGATCGCGCCCGACGGGGCCACCCTCGTCTGCGTGGCCAACTTCTCCGCGCTGCCGCTGGAGGACTACCGGATCGGCCTACCGGCCGCCGGCGCCTGGGCCGAGATCCTCAACACCGACGCCCACCACTACGGCGGCTCCGGCGTCGGCAACCTCGGCACCGTCTACGCCGAGGACGTCCCCTGGCACGGCCAACCCGCCTCGGTAGCGCTGCGCGTCCCCCCGCTGGGCGCCCTCTGGCTCCGCCCCGCCTGACCCGCACGAGCCAGGGCGGCGAGGGTCACGGGAGGGAACCTTTGATCCCGCCCCTCGGTCAACCTATCGACAGGTGCAACAATCGAGTTTCGGAGCACGACGGCGACGAGACGGTCCCCTTATAGAAGCTTGTCGACGCTTCCGGCAACAGTAGCGCAGCGGCCGCGGCGACCACCAGCAAGAGGGCGACGGGGCGTAGACGTACCAAGATCTACGCCGTGGGTTCGGCGGTGGCGATCGGTGGGGCGCCGTCGGGTGGGTCGTCGCAGATCATGAGGCCGTCGTGGATGTGTGTCCAACCGTAGACGGGGTGTTGGGCGATGCCGCGGCGGCACCAGCGGCAGATCGCGCGCTGGGGCGCGGTAGGCGCGATCTTGATCGGCCCGGTCTGGATGAAGGCGGTCAGCAGGGCCCGGATGGCCCGGCGGTGTGACCAGCACGGCCACAGGTCGCCGCAGCGGCAGTGCGCGCCGACGTCTTCGAGTTGATGTTCGATGTAGAGGATGTGGGCGGCGCGCCAGCGCTGCGGGTCGTGGCATCCCTCGGGCGGCTCGGCCGGCGGCTCCTCCGGATCCCAGGTGAGCCTCATCAACCACACAGCCACGCGAAGCTCCGGTGGCCGGCGACCCCGGCACCCGTCAGGCCGGGCGTACGACGCGGCAGCCGGCCGTACCGCAGGAAGACCCGCTCGGCCTCGATGCGCGCGTAGCAGGGCCGGTCGGTGCGGCACCGATCGCAGTCGACAACATGCGCGTCGACGACCTGCTGCGCGGCGGCCAACCGCTGCCGAGCCTCCTCGCTGAGGTAGATCATTGTGTGCCGTCCGGCCGCTGTCCGCCGCCGGCCAGGGTGGTCGCCCCGCACTCGGGACACCACCGACTCTTCACCCGGAACGCGAACAGCCCCGCCAGAAAGCCGAACAGAGCACAGCCGGCCATCGCCAGGAACTCATCGAGCATCGCGCAGCCTCCCGGTCCCGAGGGCCGGGGTAGTTGCCGCTACCCCGGCCCGGTTGGATGCCCAAGGCCGGGCGCTGGTCGAAGTCGGGTCTCCAGCGCCACACCAGCCCTGGTGCCACCGAACGCACTGTCCATGTGGCACTCTGCACATGCTTCTGCATCAAATGATGCTTAGCAAGGTCTTTGCATACTTGAATGTCGGGGCAGCATCCTGCACCGAGGATCTAGAACGGAGGGCAGCAAGTGCGGGAGGATCAGGGGATGTCACGCTTCACGCCAGCCACACCACGATCTCGGCGCCTCGGTCGGGAGTTGCGCAAGCTGCGCGACGCCAAGGGACTACGGCTGGAGGACGCGGCCAAGCTGGTGAACTGCTCGACGTCACGACTGAGCCGCATCGAGTCGGGCGACATCAAGCCTCGGCCGGGCGATGTGATGGAGCTTCTGGTCGGGTACGGCCATCCCATCGATGCCGAGCCGGGCACGTCACTCCTGGTGCTGGCACGCGACCTCAAGGAGTCCGGCTGGTGGCAGCGCCTCGGCGCGCTGTCCAACAGGTATGCGACGTTCATTGCTTACGAGGAAGAGGCGGTGGAGCTACGCAACTTTGAGCCGACACTCATCCCGGGTCTGTTGCAGACCGAGGAATACGCCCGCGAGGTGAACGCGGTCGGCAGAGAAACTGACGCTGAGGCAATCCGCCAGTTGGTCAGGGTGCGCTTGACTCGGCAGCAGGTGCTCAGGCGCAAGCCGAAGCCGCTCCGCGTGCACACGATCATCAGCGAGGCTGCGCTCTCCGTCGACGTGGGCGGCCCGGAAGTCATGCGCGACCAGCTCATACACCTCGTGGAACTAGCCAAGCTGCCCAACATCACAGTGCAGGTGCTGCGCTTCGCGGCGGGAGCCCACATGGCGACGAGCGGCGGGCTCCAGATCCTCGTGTTCGACAAGGACGAACCGGCGCTGGGGTATCTCGAAACCCTTGCAGGCGAGCTGTTCCTGGAGGCTCCACGCGACATCAGCCGTCTGAATCAGGTCTATGACCACCTGCGTACACTGGCGGTGTCACCCGCCGAATCAGTCAAGCTGATCAAGGAACGAGCTAGCGATGCGCAAGAACGAATGGACCACGTCGACCCGCAGCGGTAACAACGGGGCTTGCGTTGAGGTGCGTGACGACAGCGCGGTGGTTGGCGTGCGGGACAGCAAGGACCCGGCCGGGCCGGTGCTGACGTTCGGCCCGGTCGCCTGGGCGGCCTTCACCGGCGCGGTCAAGGGCGACGCGCTCACCCGGTAGCGCACACCTCCCCACGACCCAGCACCAGCACCTCTTTCTCGGAGGATGAGAGGCGGATGCGAGATCTTGGACAGTTTCCGTTCGGCGCGAACGGAAACTGTCCAAGATCTGGACCGGATGCCGTAGCCGGCTCCGGGTTACCGTTCAGCGAGGCGTCCTCGAAGCCGTGGTGTCACTCGGGCATGGTCATGTCTGGGTGACATCGCGCTTACTGGGCATAGAACAATCCGCCGGCTCGGCACGTAGATCATCGAACGGTGAACTGCCCGCGCCCTCGCGTCCGTACTCCCGGTCCCAGGTGGACGACGAGGCGGAGGATTGATGGCGGGCAGCGGGCGTACGACCAGGAGCGGTGGGAACGAGCCCTCACCACGACAGCGGAAGATCGCGAGCATCGCGGCGATCGGGTTGACCCTGGGGGTGGCCTTCGCGATGGCGACAGGGACCAGCTCGGCCAGCGAGAACTGCGACGGTCTCGACGCGGCAGTGGGTGACAATCTCGCGTTCATCGCCGACCAACTGGTCTTCCCCGACGCGCTCTCCGAGGCGCGGATCGCCAACCGGGAGGCCGTCATCGACCAGCTCGAACAGCGCCGCGCGGCGGCCGGCTGCACGGGTGAGGTCGAGGTGCCCGACGCGGACCCGAACGCGGCGCTCAACGGCGGCGCGGCGGAGAACTGCGACGGTCTCGACACGGCCGTACGCAACAACCTGACCTTCATCGCGGGGCAGCGGCAGAACCCGGACGCGCTCTCCGAGGCCCGGATCGCCAACCGGCAGGCCGTCATCGACCAGCTCGAAGACCGTCGTCACCTCGCCGGCTGCACCGGCGAGGTCACGCTGACACCGGGCGGCTGACGCCGCTGGACGCGGGCGGGCTGGGCCGAGCAACCGGCCCAGCCCCGCGAGCGCAGACCAGCCCCGCGAGCGCAGACCAGCCCCGCGAGCGCAGACCAGCCCCGCGAGCGCAGACCAGCCCGGCGCTCAGACCAGGCCGGCGTCGCGTAGCAGGGTCCAGAGGCCGGCGCCGTCGGGGGCGGAGAGCCACTTCTGCCCCACCGGCCCGGTCGACGTCTGCCCGGCGGGTGCCGGCAGGCTGCCGGCGAGCACCGCCTGGGTGGGCGAGAGGCGGCGGATCGCCACCCCGGCGACGTTGTCCGGGTGGGCGGCGGCGAACTCGCGGTAGATCTCCTGGTCGTGCTGGCCGTCGTCGCCGACGAGCAGCCAGCGCACGTCGGGGAACTCCTTGGCCAGCCGTTCCAGGGTGGCTCGCTTGTGCTCCCGGCCGCTGCGGAACCAGCGGTCCTGCGTCGGCCCCCAGTCGGTCAGCAGCAGCGGCCCGGCCGGGTAGAGGTGCCGGGACAGGAACCGGGTCAGCGTCGGCGCGACGTTCCACGCGCCGGTGGAGAGGTAGAAGACCGGGGCGCCGGGGTGGGCGGTGACCAGCCGCTCGTAGAGCACCGCCATGCCGGGCACCGCCGCCCGGGCGTGCTCGTCGAGGACGAAGGTGTTCCACGCGGCGAGCAGCGGCCGGGGCAGCGCGGTCACCATGACCGTGTCGTCGATGTCGGAGAGGATGCCGAAGCGGACCTCCGGGTCCAGGATGCGTACCGGCGCCTCGACCGGCTCGGCGTCGGGCATGCTGAGCCGCACCGCACCCCAGCCGGGCGGCAGCTCCGCCTCGACCACCGTGTCGATGAAGCCGCTGCGGTCCGCCCGCGCCTCGTGGACCACCCCGCCGGTCTCGATGGTGACGGTGACGTGCTTGGCCGGCAGGGTGGTGAAGCTGCGCCAGCCCCGGACCTTCTCCAGGCGACCCCGCTGGCGGGTGTCGGGCCGCCCCAGCAGCACCCGGCACATCACCCGCACCCAACCGGGCGCGCCGTAGCCGGTGTACGCGATGATGTTGATCCGCCAGCCGGTCCGGCGCAGCCGGCGCTCGACCAGGGCGTGCACGGCGTCCTCGAACCGCGCGGCCCGGTGCAGGGTCGGTACGGCCAGCTGGCCGGCGGGTGTGGGTGGCACGGATGCAACCCTGCCACAGACCGGCGACCTCGGCCACGCGAGCTGCGTGGAACCGCCCCGGGCCTGCGTGCGGCCGTGAAACACTCCGGTCGGGACGGCGACGGGGGCGATTGGTCGTGCCACGAACAGGCGCGGGAGCAGGGCAGCAGCGCGGACGGTGGCGGCCACGGCTCGACCGGCCAGCGCTCGTCGCGCTGCTCCTCGGGCTGGCCGGGGTCGGCTACCGGCTGTTCCTCGTGCTGGACACCGTGCCGGTCTCCAACAGCGACGAGGCGACGTTCGGGCTCGCCGCCCTGCACATCGCGCAGGGCCGGGAGCACCCGGTCTTCCTTTATGGCCAGCGCTACATGGGCATGGCGCAGTCCTACCTGGCCGCGCCGTTGATCGCGGTGGCCGGCCCGAGCTGGCCGGTGCTGCGGCTGCCGGTGCTCGTGCTCTACGCGCTGTTCCTCTGGCTGATCCACCGGCTGACCCGGCGGATCGGCTCGCCCTGGTTCGCCACCGCGATCGTCGGGCTGCTGGCGCTCGGCTCCGAGCGGGTCATCCGGGACCAGGTGACCACCGTCGGCGGCCGTCCGGAGGTCAAGGTCGCGGTGCTGGCGATGCTGCTGGTCGTGGTCGGGCTGGCCCGGGGCACGGTACGCCGTCGGAGGCTGGCCGTCGGCGCCTTCGGCCTGCTCGCCGGGGTGGCCCTCTGGTCGGACTGGCTGATCGCGCCGTACCTGGCGGCGGCCGGGCTGGCGCTGGCCTGGGCGCTGCGCCGGGAGCTGCTCGGCTGGGCCGGTACGCTGCTGGTCGCCGGGTTCGCCGTCGGGATCGCCCCGATGATCCGCGACAATCTCGTCGCCCCGCCCGGGCAGGATTCCCTGTCGGTGCTGCGTACCGTCAGCAGCGGGAGCGGTGCCGCACCGCCGTGGTCGCAACGGCTCGGCGGCGGGCTGCTGGAGGGGGTGCCGCTGGCCGCCGGGCTCTGCCCGGTCGACGGCTGCGCCCGCTGGCAGGCGTGGTTCGGCCTGCTCTACCCGGTGCTGCTGGTCGGGGCGGCGGTGCTCGCCGTGGTCGCGTACCGCCGGGCGACCGGGCGCCGCGACCGGGTCGCGCCCGTGGTGCACCTCGCGCTGCTCGCCGGCGCGGCGCTGACCCTGCTGGCGTACGTGCGCAGCCCGCTCGCCGCGACCGACCCGCTGGGCAACGCCCGCTACCTGTCGGTGCTGCAACTGTCGCTGCCGGCGGTGCTGTGGCCGCTCTGGACGGCGGCGGTCGCCGGCTGGCGCGGTGCGGTCGGCGTGGCCGGCCGGCTGGTCGGCGCGCTGGCCGCCGCCGTGCTGGTCGCGCTGGCGGCGGGCTCGCTGGTGGTCACCGTGCTGTTCGTGACTGCCGGCGCGGCCCCCGGGCGCACCGAGGAGCGGCACGCCCGGGAGTTGGCCGCCACGGTGCGCGCGGCCGGGCTCCGCGAGGTGTACGGCGAGTACTGGACGTGCAACCGGTTGGTCTTCAACACCGCCGAGGAGGTGGTCTGCGGGGTGCTCGACGACAACCTGCACCCCGGACAGAACCGGTACCCGGCGTACTGGTGGCGGCTGGCCCGCGCGCAGCGGCCCGGATACGTGCTGGCGGCCGACGCACCGGCGGACCGGCGGTTGCGGGAGTTGCTCGGCGACCGGGCCGGGGCGGCGCAGCTCGCCGAGGTCGGCGGCTATCGCGTGTACCACCCGCCGGAGCCGCTGCGGCCGTGGCGGTAGGGGCGGGTCGTACCCTGACCGGACCCGGCGTGTGGCGCGTACCGGGGACCGTACCGAGGAGTGCCCGATGCTCATCCTGCTGCCGCCCTCGGAGGGCAAGGCCGACGCCGGCTCCGGTCGCCGGCTGGACCTGGCCCGGCTCTCCCTGCCGGAGCTGAACCCGACCCGGGAGGAGGTGCTGGCCGCGCTGGTCGCGCTCGGCGACGGGCCGCCCGAGGCGGCGCTGGCCGCACTCGGTCTCGGTGCCGGGCAGCACGCCGAGTTGCGACGCAACGCCCGACTGCGGCAGGCCGCCACCGCACCCGCCGGCCGGATCTACACCGGCGTGCTCTACGAGGCGCTCGACCTGGCCACGCTGCCGCCGCCGGCACAGCGGGCGGCCGGGCGGCAGGTGCTGGTCAGCTCCGGCCTCTGGGGGGCGGTCCGGCCGACCGACCGGATCCCGCCGTACCGCTGCCCGATCGGGGCCCGGCTGCCCGGCATCGGTGGCCTGCCGGCGCGGTGGCGCCGGGCGCTTGGTTCCGCGCTGACCACGGCGGCCGGTACCGGCCCGGTGCTGGACCTGCGCTCGGGGGCGTACGCCGCGGCCTGGACGCCGCGCGGTGAGCTGGCCGAGCGCACCGTGACGGTGCGGGTGCTGCACGAGCGGGAGGTCGACGGCGCGCCGGTGCGCTCGGTGGTCAGCCACTTCAACAAGGCCACGAAGGGTCGGCTGGTCCGTGACCTGCTGCTCGCCGGTGCCCGCCCGCGCTCCGCCGGCGCGCTGGTGACCGCCCTGCGCGACCTGAAGTACACGGTGTGCGAGCAGGCCGGCCCACCGGGCCGGCCACGCCAGGTCGACCTGGTGGTTTCCGAGTTGTAACCAGGCGCAAGATTTCCTCAAGGCTGGCCGGGATCCGTACCGCCGGGCGGTGTCACGGGTCACCGTAAGGAGACCCGACGCCACGAGGAGGCCCTCCGGTGGTTGCCGAACCGATCCTGCTCGACCGGTCCCGTCCGCCGTCGACCGCGCTGCCGCCACCGACCGCGCTGCCGTCCACCCCACCGACCGCGTTGCCGCCGACGCCGCTGGGCTGGGCGACGCTGGCCGACGCGTTCGAGACGGCCTGTCTGCTGCGCTGCACGCCGCCGCCGGCGGCACCCGGTCAACGGCACGCCGGGCAGCAGCCCGTCCGGCCGGCGACGATCGAGTTCAACCGGGAGGAGGCGGCGCGGCGGACGCGGCAGCTGCTCGACCGCCTCGACATTCCGATCCGGCACGAGGTGGCCGTCGGCGGGCTACGCCGCCGCTACGAACTGCACCGGCTGCACATTCCGCGCGAGCATCAGCCGGCGTACGCGGCGATGGTGGAGAACGGCTGGCGTCGTGGCCGGCGGGAGTTGCTCGGCGGTCCGGTGCCCGGCGCCTCGACGGCGCGCCGGCTGTGGCGCACCCGGATGGCCGCCGCCGCCTGGCGGGCGGCGCTGCTCGCGGGGGGCCGGCACGTCCGCCGGCACATCCTCGGTGTGCGGATCACCGACCGGGAACTCGCCGCCGTGCTGGTGCGCGGCGCGGCCCTGCTCGACGTGCCGGC
This is a stretch of genomic DNA from Micromonospora sp. WMMD1082. It encodes these proteins:
- a CDS encoding helix-turn-helix transcriptional regulator gives rise to the protein MSRFTPATPRSRRLGRELRKLRDAKGLRLEDAAKLVNCSTSRLSRIESGDIKPRPGDVMELLVGYGHPIDAEPGTSLLVLARDLKESGWWQRLGALSNRYATFIAYEEEAVELRNFEPTLIPGLLQTEEYAREVNAVGRETDAEAIRQLVRVRLTRQQVLRRKPKPLRVHTIISEAALSVDVGGPEVMRDQLIHLVELAKLPNITVQVLRFAAGAHMATSGGLQILVFDKDEPALGYLETLAGELFLEAPRDISRLNQVYDHLRTLAVSPAESVKLIKERASDAQERMDHVDPQR
- the yaaA gene encoding peroxide stress protein YaaA, with product MLILLPPSEGKADAGSGRRLDLARLSLPELNPTREEVLAALVALGDGPPEAALAALGLGAGQHAELRRNARLRQAATAPAGRIYTGVLYEALDLATLPPPAQRAAGRQVLVSSGLWGAVRPTDRIPPYRCPIGARLPGIGGLPARWRRALGSALTTAAGTGPVLDLRSGAYAAAWTPRGELAERTVTVRVLHEREVDGAPVRSVVSHFNKATKGRLVRDLLLAGARPRSAGALVTALRDLKYTVCEQAGPPGRPRQVDLVVSEL
- a CDS encoding DUF397 domain-containing protein, whose protein sequence is MRKNEWTTSTRSGNNGACVEVRDDSAVVGVRDSKDPAGPVLTFGPVAWAAFTGAVKGDALTR
- a CDS encoding phosphatase domain-containing protein, encoding MPPTPAGQLAVPTLHRAARFEDAVHALVERRLRRTGWRINIIAYTGYGAPGWVRVMCRVLLGRPDTRQRGRLEKVRGWRSFTTLPAKHVTVTIETGGVVHEARADRSGFIDTVVEAELPPGWGAVRLSMPDAEPVEAPVRILDPEVRFGILSDIDDTVMVTALPRPLLAAWNTFVLDEHARAAVPGMAVLYERLVTAHPGAPVFYLSTGAWNVAPTLTRFLSRHLYPAGPLLLTDWGPTQDRWFRSGREHKRATLERLAKEFPDVRWLLVGDDGQHDQEIYREFAAAHPDNVAGVAIRRLSPTQAVLAGSLPAPAGQTSTGPVGQKWLSAPDGAGLWTLLRDAGLV
- the glgB gene encoding 1,4-alpha-glucan branching protein GlgB; this translates as MDQLISGETHDPHAVLGAHPAGGRTVIRTLRRGAGDVSALVGDERHPMKRVHDIGVFEATVPGEVLDYRLDVDGVRHDDPYRHPPTLGELDLHLIGEGRHERLWEALGARVRDGGVAFAVWAPNARGVRLVGDVTGWAPDDGWPMRSLGATGVWEIFVPGAGAGTRYKYRILGADGYWRDKADPLAAYAEVAPATASVVHRSAYEWSDAEWLSRRAQRQPHQEPMSVYEVHLGSWRPGLGYRELAEQLAAYVVELGFTHVEFLPVMEHPFGGSWGYQVTGYYAPTARFGNPDDFRYLVDRLHAAGIGVILDWVPAHFPKDEWALARFDGTPLYEHPDPRRGEHPDWGTYVFDFGRREVRNFLVANALYWLDEFHVDGLRVDAVASMLYLDYSRSDGQWAPNVHGGRENLEAIAFMQETNATVYKHHPGVVMVAEESTAWPGVTRSTGDGGLGFGFKWNMGWMHDTLLYTSKDPIYRQHHHHQLTFSLAYAWSENYVLPISHDEVVHGKGSLASKMPGDTWQRLANVRVLLAYMWAHPGKQLLFMGCELADDREWSEERGLDWYLLHDPARAGVQRLVGDLNRVYRDTPALWAQDTAPAGFRWLAGDDVANNTVSFVRIAPDGATLVCVANFSALPLEDYRIGLPAAGAWAEILNTDAHHYGGSGVGNLGTVYAEDVPWHGQPASVALRVPPLGALWLRPA